The following are encoded together in the Salvia hispanica cultivar TCC Black 2014 chromosome 6, UniMelb_Shisp_WGS_1.0, whole genome shotgun sequence genome:
- the LOC125195032 gene encoding protein RALF-like 19, with translation MTKRGRPFKSQPTQTAAAKQPRLDIDEAVDDVLPLAIAQKFREILVVHQMAEAYTSHEDAEKRKPTAAVAALATMAHSSSYGMGQGLVADSMEHLDQEMMMDDPIRRHLGSAGYISYGALARNKVPCDKRGQSYYNCKEHEAANPYSRGCTRVTSCARSTV, from the exons ATGACGAAACGAGGCAGGCCTTTCAAAAGCCAACCAACCCAGACTGCCG CAGCGAAGCAGCCAAGGTTGGATATTGACGAAGCAGTGGATGATGTTCTTCCACTTGCAATTGCGCAAAAATTCAGGGAGATATTGGTTGTACATCAAATGGCCGAGGCTTATACCTCTCATGAAGATGCAGAGAAGAGGAAGCCGA CGGCTGCGGTTGCTGCCTTAGCCACCATGGCGCATTCGAGCTCCTACGGTATGGGGCAGGGGTTGGTGGCGGATTCGATGGAACACCTAGACCAAGAAATGATGATGGATGATCCTATCAGGCGCCACTTAGGTTCGGCCGGATACATCAGCTATGGCGCCCTTGCACGTAACAAGGTCCCCTGCGATAAGAGAGGGCAATCCTACTACAATTGCAAAGAGCACGAGGCCGCCAACCCCTACAGCCGCGGTTGCACTAGGGTTACAAGCTGCGCTAGAAGTACcgtttga